From the genome of Thermodesulforhabdaceae bacterium:
AGCGGTAGAGGCGGCTCGAGCAGGGGAAGCCGGTGCGGGATTTGCCGTGGTCGCTGAAGAAGTTCGCAGTCTTGCCATGAGAGCTGCTGAAGCATCAAAAGAAACACAGCACGTCATCGAAACAGTTGTGGAGGCAGTTAGGCGGGTGGATGAACTGACTCAGGAAAGCCTTAAGCTTTTCTACAAAATGGGAGAAGATGCTAAGAAAGTAACCGATATAGTAAAGGAAATTCGAGATGGTGCGGAAGAGCAAAGCAAGGGCGTGGATCAGCTAAATCAGGCCATTAACGAATTGAATCAAGTTGTTCAGGATAATGCATCAAGAGCCGAAGAGCTTGCCGCCGTTTCTGAAGAACTCGACGCTCAAAGCCAGCTTCTTGCCTCGCAAGTCATTAAAATTGCAAACTTTGCAGGAATTTCTATGGATTTGCGAAAAGAAAAGCTTATTGAAGAGCAAACTCCTAGAGCAGCGACTAAGCCCCAGAAAGTAGCAAAGTATCAGGCTCCTTTTACTGATAGGATGTCCGGTGCGACTGAAAAAAAGAAGGCTTCATTGCAAAAACAAACAGGGAAAGAAGTAAAACCGGAAGATGTAATTCCTTTGGATGATGATTTTTCGGGATTTTAACTATATTGTAATAGATACATTCTACCCGAATAGATACCGAAAGTCCTAACTGTAATAGGAGCCACGTTGAAACGTGCTCTAAAAATAAGGGCATTCAGAAGTTTTCCCCATGCAGGGTTTCTTTGACAATTGGGATAGAGGCGGTCAGTTTGACCAATTCCCTCCCTCACCACCAGGCTTGCTGGTCCGCACCGGGCGGTTCGAGAAGTGCAGGGGCGACCTCTTGTGGTTGCCTCTGCAAGCAGTTACTACGGTCTCTGCTGACTTCTCGTTCCGACTTGCCACCGTGACCCTTTCAGGCGCATGTAGGGGCGACGCATGCGTCGCCCATTTAATCTCAAGGGAGGACTCTCACCTCCAAGAGCACGTCCATGCCGGGCGCACCAATAAGTAGGGGCGACCGATCGGTCGCCCCTACATTTTATCTCTGGTGGCGAACCATATATTGAGTCGCTTACTAGCTAAACATTTTTTAGAGTTTGCAGATTTTCTAGGACGGGCTTTTTAATTTGGTGGAGGCGGCGGGAATCGAACCCGCGTCCGAGAGCCTTCAACTTATGCTTCTACATGCTTATCCCAGGTGATTCATTTCGATTTCTCGGCTCCACCTGAGCGAAAGCCTGAGGAATCTAGCCTGCAGATGTTTCGCTTAGAGAATTACAGGCTCCTTCTCTAAGCTATCCCGCATCCCGACGTCCCTTCCCGGCTCAGCGGGAGATTGCCGGAGGAACGGCAGCCGGTCTTAGGCGGCTGCAGCGTAGGCGTAATCGTCTGCTGCGTTTATGTTTAACCCCAGCAATTTTAGCGAGCTGCCAGGACGCTCGGCATGCTACATAAGCCTCTTGACCCCCGTCGAACCCAGATCGCCCCCTTAAAAAGCGATCCAAAAACATTTAGGAGTCGTTTTTAATATATCCTTTGATTTAAAATAGTCAAGGGAGATAGAGTCTGTTCGAAAATTTGGTGTTGAAGATAAGATGAATTTGTAGTTAGCCCCTCCAGCAGGCTTGACAGAATGTTTTATGTTTTTATACTCAACAAGTTACTGCTGAGAGGAAAAGGAGATATCATGAAGTTAAGAGTTAGTGATATACCAGATCAGGGAATTAGCTTGTCTTTTGCCTGGAGCAAGACAAGCCTTGATGTTTTTATGGCTCCAAACGATCCTTATGAGATTGATTTTGTTGAGCCTTTAGATGTTCAGGTAACATTTGAAAAACGGGCTAAATGTATCCACGTCTCAGGATCGGTTCGCGGGACGTTAACCATGACCTGCCACCGATGCCTCGACCATTTCCACTGGCACCTGAACCTTTCTTTGGAAACTTTTCTTTTCAACAAAACTCAAATAGATACGTTAGTAGAAGATGAAGAAGTGGAATTGGAAAATGAGAGACTGGAGGAAGAATTTTTCGACGGCGAGGAAATCGATGTTGATTTGATCATCGCTGAAGAAATTTTCCTTTCACTTCCGCAGGTTCTACTGTGCTCCGAAAACTGTAAGGGGTTGTGTCCACAATGTGGAGCCAATCTTAATAGGGAATCATGCACTTGCAGGAAGATGTCATCTTCCCCCTTCGCTGTGTTGCTACAGCGAAAAAATTTACTTCCTGCGGCTCATTCATAACCTAAAATTCAAACATGGAAGGAGATAAAAAAACATGGGTGTTCCAAAAAGAAAAACTTCTAGATCTAGACGAAACAACCGTAGATCTCACGATGGGCTTGACGCTCCCGCTGCTTCCATTTGCCCGAAGTGTAAAGAGACGAAACTCCCACACAGAATCTGCCCTGCTTGCGGAACCTACAAGGGCAGAGTTGTTTTGGAAGAGCAAGAAGAAGAATAAGAAAATAACCGGGAAGCGTCGCTTCGTTCAGAGTGACAGCCAAGACTGTCACTCTGAATTGTGTAACGTCAGAAAGTTTCCCACCGCTTTCCTGTTCTTGTCATTCGGTTGGTGGCGGCGAAAAATTCACTCAAGTTAGCCGTCCGGGGATTATGCGATGAGAATAGCTGTTGACGGGATGGGGGGAGATTACGCTCCCACCATGGTGGTTGAGGGAGTAAAACTTGCAATGAAGCACCCTGAGGTTCACTTTGTTCTATTCGGTGACGAAGGTGTTTTAAGAAGTTTTTTTCCCTCACTACCTTCCTCTATTTCTATTGTGCATGCATTTCAGAAGATCGGTGATGACGAAACGGGCATCCTTGCTATTCTGCGCCGGCCGAAATCTTCGCTCGCTCTTGCCATGAAGGCTCTTGCGGCTAAGGAAGTAGATGCGGTGGTGAGCGCTGGAGACAGTCGAGCTATAGTTGCGATGGCAAAACATTATGTGGGATTAAGTGGCAAGGTTAAGCGGCCGGTTTTAGGCGTTTTTGTGCCTTTTCCTTCTGAACGAGAGGTTCTTCTGGTGGATGCAGGGGCTTATACGGGTCTTCACGCCGTTCCTCTGGTGCAGGCTGCTCTCCTTGGGCGAGTTTACTGGCGTGTAATGAAAGGTTCAGCAGAACCTCGAATTGCTCTGCTGAATATCGGGCGAGAAAAATTCAAAGGTCCCGTGGAAGTAAGACGTGCAGCTATGATACTACAGGGACTGCCTGTAAATTTTGCCGGTTTTGTGGAGCCCCAGGATCTTTTTTCCCCCTCAACCACAGTCGATATACTTGTAGCAAACGGATTTGTGGGAAACCTCTTTTTGAAGCTTTACGAATCTCTTGCAGAACACCTTCTTAGAAGTTTTGAAACCTTTTGTAACTCAGCTTCTCAAGATTTTAGCCGATGGCAGGATCGTTTTGCTCGCTACCGTTACGAATGGACGGGAGGAGCCCCACTTCTTGGCATCAAAAGACCCGTAATTGTGGCTCACGGCAGATCAGGAGCTTTTGCCATATCTCGCGCAATAGAAAAAGCCATATTCATGGCTCAAGAAAATATTTCAGCAAAAATGGAAGCGGGTATCGAAACCGATCCCGCTTTGGTAAACATTTCCCGGCTTTACAAAAGCTGGGCAATGAGTGCTTTTGGGAGAAAAACATATTAAGTCTCAATGTTTTTCGCTTGAGGAGCAAACTATAAACTTAGGAAACAGAAGTTTTACGGACGGAGGTAGCAGTGGACTACTTTCTTACCGATGAACAAAAGCTTCTTCAGGAGATAGCTTACGAGATTGTTCGAGAACGAATAAGGCCGGTTAGAGCTGAACTGGACGAAAAGGAAGAATTTCCATGGGAAATCATGAAGGATCTTGCTCAGGCGGATCTTTTCGGTATCTGGATTCCAGAAGAATACGGTGGGCTCGGAATGGGCATCTTGGAAAACTGCCTGGTGGTTGAACAGCTTGCTCGAGGCTGTATTGGTATAGCAACAACCTATGCAGCGTCCGGTCTAGGGGCTTATCCCATTATTCTGTTTGGTAGCGAAGAACTTAAGCGTAAATATCTTCCCCCAATAGCTCGAGGTGAAAAACTTGCTGCTTTTGCTCTTACAGAACCAGGAGCAGGAAGTGATGTGTCGGCAATAAGAACTCGAGCTATTCGAGTTGGTGATGAATATATCCTGAACGGCACAAAACAGTGGATCACTAACGGTGGAGAGGCCGATATTTATTCAGTTTTTGCTATAACCGATCCCGCTAAGGGACCTCGAGGAGCCAGTTGTTTTGTGTTAGAAAAGGGA
Proteins encoded in this window:
- a CDS encoding DUF177 domain-containing protein is translated as MKLRVSDIPDQGISLSFAWSKTSLDVFMAPNDPYEIDFVEPLDVQVTFEKRAKCIHVSGSVRGTLTMTCHRCLDHFHWHLNLSLETFLFNKTQIDTLVEDEEVELENERLEEEFFDGEEIDVDLIIAEEIFLSLPQVLLCSENCKGLCPQCGANLNRESCTCRKMSSSPFAVLLQRKNLLPAAHS
- the rpmF gene encoding 50S ribosomal protein L32, which encodes MGVPKRKTSRSRRNNRRSHDGLDAPAASICPKCKETKLPHRICPACGTYKGRVVLEEQEEE